The Clostridium aceticum genomic interval TCAAGTCTTTCTATGTCCTCCATGGTGCCTTTACCTTCAGAAATATTTTCTAATAGTTCTAGCATCCTTTTAGTACCTTCACGACATGGTATGCATTTACCACAGGATTCCTCTACAGTAAAGTCTAAGAAGAATCTAGCAATGTCTACCATGCAGTTGTCTTCATCCATAACAATCATTCCACCAGAGCCCATCATAGAGCCTAGTGAGATCAAGTTATCATAGTCAATAGGCGTATCAATGTATTGTGATGGTATACAGCCTCCCGAAGGTCCTCCAGTTTGTACTGCTTTAAAGGCTTTGCCATTGGGTATACCCCCGCCGGTTTCATAGATTACCTCTCTTAATGTGGTCCCCATAGGAATCTCCAATAAACCAGTGTTGTTGATTTTACCACCTAGAGCAAATACTTTTGTTCCCTTAGATTTCTCAGTACCTATTCCAGCAAACCAGTCTGCACCCTTCAAGATGATTTGAGGTATATTGGCATAAGTCTCCACGTTATTTAACAATGTTGGCTTATCCCAAATCCCTTTATGGGCTGGAAATGGTGGTCGAGGTCTCGGCATACCTCTTTGGCCTTCGATAGAGTTAATCAAAGCTGTTTCTTCTCCACAGACGAAGGCACCTGCCCCCAAACGAATTTCCAAATCGAATTGAAAGCCTGTATCGAAGATATTTTCTCCCAGCAAACCTCTTTCCTTTGCTTGCACAATGGCAATTTGAAGGCGTTTTACCGCTATTGGATATTCTGCACGAACATATACGTAACCTTTGCTAGCCCCTACTGCATAGCCAGCAATGGCCATAGCCTCTACAATAACATGAGGGTCCCCCTCTAGTACCGAACGATCCATAAAGGCTCCTGGGTCACCTTCATCAGCGTTACAAGCCACATATTTTTGATCTGCCTCTGCTTTAGCTGTAAACTCCCATTTTAATCCCGTAGAAAAACCTCCACCACCGCGGCCTCTTAACCCAGATCTCTTCACCACATCAATAACTTCTTCAGGTGTCATTTCCGTCAATACCTGTGCCAAGGCTTGATATCCGTCAAAGGCAATGTATTCTTCTAGTATCTCAGGGTTAATCAACCCACAATTTCTTAAAGTCACCCTTTGTTGTTTTTTATAGAAACCTATTTCATTGATAGGCTTCATTTCATCTCCTTCTAGTGACTCCTTATAAAGCAGATCCTTAACAACTTTTCCCTTTAGTAAATGCTCCTCTGTAATTCTTTCAATATCTTCTATTCTCACTTGACTATAAAAGGCTCCTTCTGGATAAACGATAATGATTGGCCCAGCTTCACAAAGGCCAAAACATCCCGTTTTTACAACCTTTACTTCCTCTTGAAGATTATATTCCTCCAGTTGGCTTTCTAGCTTTTCCATAATTTTTAGCGAATCCGATGAAGTACATCCAGTCCCTGCACACACCAGCACATGTGCTCTACATAAATCCATTGTTTAACCCCCTTACTTATTGTTAGGTTTTCCTTCAGCTTCTATTTTTCGTAAGCTTCAATTGTATAATCAAGGACAACGTTGCCATTTATTATGTGATCTACTATGACCTTTTTAGCCTTCTCCTCTGTCATGGCTACATAGGTCACCTTTTCTTCTCCTTCTTTATATACCTCTACAATAGGTTCCAATCTACAGGCACCTATGCATCCTTTTTGTGTTACGGTCACATCTTTAGGGTTCCTCTTGTTTATTTCCTCAATGAGTGCCATCATCACCGGTCTGGCTCCAGCTGCTATGCCACAAGTATCCATGCTCACTACAATTCTAGTCCCTTTTTGCTCTTGCCTTAGGCTAACTTTCTTTAAAGTCTCTTGTCGAATTTTTTGTAGTTCAGCAATTGTCATCATGGATAAACCCCCTTTGATATTTTTCTATGATCTCAGGTACATCATCTACCTTCAACCTTCCATATACGTCTTCGTTAACAGTCAGCAC includes:
- a CDS encoding (2Fe-2S) ferredoxin domain-containing protein translates to MMTIAELQKIRQETLKKVSLRQEQKGTRIVVSMDTCGIAAGARPVMMALIEEINKRNPKDVTVTQKGCIGACRLEPIVEVYKEGEEKVTYVAMTEEKAKKVIVDHIINGNVVLDYTIEAYEK
- the nuoF gene encoding NADH-quinone oxidoreductase subunit NuoF; protein product: MDLCRAHVLVCAGTGCTSSDSLKIMEKLESQLEEYNLQEEVKVVKTGCFGLCEAGPIIIVYPEGAFYSQVRIEDIERITEEHLLKGKVVKDLLYKESLEGDEMKPINEIGFYKKQQRVTLRNCGLINPEILEEYIAFDGYQALAQVLTEMTPEEVIDVVKRSGLRGRGGGGFSTGLKWEFTAKAEADQKYVACNADEGDPGAFMDRSVLEGDPHVIVEAMAIAGYAVGASKGYVYVRAEYPIAVKRLQIAIVQAKERGLLGENIFDTGFQFDLEIRLGAGAFVCGEETALINSIEGQRGMPRPRPPFPAHKGIWDKPTLLNNVETYANIPQIILKGADWFAGIGTEKSKGTKVFALGGKINNTGLLEIPMGTTLREVIYETGGGIPNGKAFKAVQTGGPSGGCIPSQYIDTPIDYDNLISLGSMMGSGGMIVMDEDNCMVDIARFFLDFTVEESCGKCIPCREGTKRMLELLENISEGKGTMEDIERLETLAKTIKSASLCGLGQTAPNPVLSTLKYFRNEYEAHVKEKRCPAGVCKALLQYRVIEDLCKKCGICATKCPANCISGVKGKEVYVIDTDKCIKCRACLSACPFHAIVKG